In the genome of Thermodesulfobacteriota bacterium, one region contains:
- the recO gene encoding DNA repair protein RecO, with protein sequence MPTFSTPAIMLRRIEFGDYDIIITFFTLNQGKVSVIAKSAKKSTKRFSGILELFSVLDIVYGSARGKGLPVLKEAMLKQPFLKIRADIKKTAYASYWAELINEWMEKGEKQIKLYHLLKYVLGELDFDHTPEAVLSILFQMRFMSISGHSPNLRQCSVCKTPLEGIKKAKIIFDLARGGLVCHNCSQNFSGRIALSKGTIKQLLWIEKQDLIKAKRIRFTPQASMEGLKFLEAFVPYHLGKEPRSLKFLRQIRV encoded by the coding sequence ATGCCGACTTTTTCTACCCCCGCCATTATGCTTCGACGCATCGAGTTTGGCGACTATGATATTATCATTACTTTTTTTACCTTAAACCAGGGTAAAGTTTCCGTTATTGCAAAATCCGCCAAAAAAAGTACCAAACGGTTTTCAGGCATTCTTGAACTTTTTTCTGTTTTGGATATTGTATACGGCTCAGCCCGTGGTAAAGGACTTCCGGTACTTAAGGAAGCCATGCTAAAACAGCCCTTTTTAAAAATCAGGGCGGATATAAAGAAAACAGCATATGCGAGCTACTGGGCAGAGCTTATCAATGAATGGATGGAGAAAGGTGAAAAACAAATCAAGCTTTACCACCTGTTGAAGTATGTACTGGGTGAACTCGATTTCGACCATACACCAGAAGCCGTATTGAGTATCCTGTTTCAGATGAGATTTATGTCTATTTCGGGTCACAGCCCAAATTTAAGGCAGTGCAGTGTATGCAAGACGCCATTGGAGGGAATAAAAAAGGCAAAAATTATCTTTGATCTTGCAAGGGGTGGGCTTGTTTGCCATAATTGTTCGCAAAATTTTTCGGGCAGGATTGCCCTTTCCAAAGGGACCATTAAACAGCTTCTCTGGATTGAAAAACAAGATTTAATCAAAGCCAAAAGGATCAGATTTACTCCTCAAGCTTCTATGGAAGGGCTCAAGTTTCTGGAAGCTTTCGTTCCTTATCATTTGGGTAAAGAACCCAGGAGCCTGAAATTCCTTCGCCAGATAAGGGTTTAG
- the mgtE gene encoding magnesium transporter: MQGDRNKILLDSIKRLLRRGATSHLLNIVDKTHAADLSGVFPSLSLSDQHRLFDMIKDTEQKGILFSELEEDIFLNFIEGVELDEIVEILESMPTDDVADLIGRLPDEMSDTILEKMKKEGSDEVEGLLRYDDDTAGGIMIPDFIALKEDTTAKEAIESLQKEHQDVEMPFYLYVVDEYGKLTGVSSLRQLVVVPPERPLKDFMATDVFSVQTDMDQEEVAKIVARYDILAVPVVDETNRLVGIVTVDDVIDIFRQEATEDILKMAGVGEGFVETKSVLKSTRIRLPWLFASCIGGMIAFFVISYFEESLTRYAYLAAFIPVIMGMGGNIGTQSSTIVVRGLATGRIHIRDIWLVVLKELTVGCILGLVYGFLIATVAQVRYTTLAFAVSVGLAVVSSMAVAALVGSVVPMAFAKINIDPAVATGPFVTTSIDVISVSFYFIIATALLGI, encoded by the coding sequence ATGCAAGGTGACAGAAACAAAATACTTTTAGACAGCATAAAGCGGTTGCTTAGACGTGGAGCCACCTCCCATCTTCTCAATATTGTAGACAAAACACATGCAGCCGATCTGTCGGGAGTATTCCCGTCTTTATCCCTTTCCGACCAGCACCGGCTTTTCGACATGATAAAGGATACAGAACAAAAGGGTATCCTTTTCAGTGAACTCGAAGAAGATATTTTTTTAAATTTTATTGAAGGGGTGGAGCTGGACGAGATTGTCGAAATCCTGGAAAGCATGCCCACAGACGATGTGGCGGACCTGATCGGGCGTTTGCCCGATGAAATGTCCGATACCATCCTGGAAAAAATGAAAAAAGAGGGATCTGATGAGGTTGAAGGCCTCCTTCGGTATGATGATGATACCGCAGGGGGTATCATGATTCCTGATTTTATCGCTTTAAAAGAGGATACAACGGCAAAGGAGGCAATCGAATCGCTGCAAAAAGAGCACCAGGATGTTGAAATGCCCTTTTATCTATATGTAGTCGATGAATACGGAAAACTTACCGGCGTCAGTTCATTAAGGCAACTTGTTGTTGTTCCCCCCGAAAGACCACTGAAAGATTTCATGGCGACGGACGTTTTTTCTGTTCAGACGGACATGGACCAGGAGGAAGTGGCCAAAATTGTCGCCCGTTATGATATCCTGGCCGTACCTGTGGTTGACGAGACAAACAGGCTGGTGGGTATTGTCACTGTAGATGATGTGATTGACATTTTCAGGCAGGAAGCGACCGAAGATATACTGAAAATGGCAGGTGTGGGCGAAGGGTTTGTTGAAACCAAATCAGTTTTAAAAAGCACCAGAATCCGCCTGCCATGGCTTTTTGCCAGCTGCATCGGTGGCATGATCGCTTTTTTTGTGATCAGCTATTTTGAAGAGAGCTTAACCAGATATGCTTACCTGGCGGCTTTTATTCCCGTTATCATGGGAATGGGGGGCAACATCGGCACTCAGTCTTCCACCATTGTGGTTCGCGGACTTGCCACCGGTCGTATTCACATAAGAGATATCTGGCTGGTTGTATTAAAAGAACTGACTGTGGGCTGTATTCTTGGGCTGGTCTATGGTTTTTTGATTGCTACCGTTGCCCAGGTTCGTTACACTACGTTGGCCTTCGCAGTATCAGTAGGCCTTGCCGTTGTTTCTTCCATGGCTGTAGCCGCACTGGTGGGGTCGGTAGTCCCCATGGCCTTTGCAAAGATAAATATTGACCCTGCCGTTGCCACCGGCCCGTTTGTTACCACATCAATAGACGTAATCAGTGTTTCTTTTTATTTTATTATAGCCACCGCTCTTCTCGGTATATAA
- a CDS encoding DUF4115 domain-containing protein, producing the protein MTTDKKSLSFGRYLQDIRLLKGISLETIAEETRIRIDNLVLIEQENHDKLPDKVFVKGFLRAYAKAIDADGDEAVRRYQMRLKVIQKLAKSEADLEMPSGKFWRRLLFCVVALLSLIFLSVFAVSYFKNKSSSTELVESNTDQAAGIENEGNATFEPQYDTEPANIQITNKPEKLILKIMAIEETWMKIVIDDQKPNEYYLNPGDQVELKATLGYSLFIGNAGGIRLLLNNESIEVPGKSGQVVNLKIP; encoded by the coding sequence ATGACAACAGACAAGAAATCGCTTTCATTTGGGCGCTACCTTCAGGATATTCGGCTTTTAAAGGGTATCAGCCTTGAAACCATAGCAGAAGAGACCCGAATCAGGATAGATAACCTTGTCCTTATCGAGCAGGAAAATCATGACAAGCTGCCTGATAAGGTTTTTGTAAAAGGGTTTTTACGTGCCTATGCAAAAGCAATCGATGCGGATGGGGATGAAGCTGTCCGGCGTTACCAGATGCGGCTTAAGGTCATTCAAAAACTTGCGAAGTCAGAGGCCGATTTGGAGATGCCCAGCGGAAAGTTCTGGCGACGCTTATTATTTTGTGTGGTGGCATTGCTAAGTCTTATATTTCTTTCCGTTTTCGCTGTATCTTATTTTAAAAATAAATCTTCATCAACCGAGCTGGTGGAAAGCAATACGGACCAAGCAGCCGGTATTGAGAATGAGGGGAATGCGACCTTTGAGCCTCAATATGATACGGAACCTGCAAACATTCAGATTACTAATAAACCGGAAAAGTTAATTCTAAAGATAATGGCAATTGAAGAAACTTGGATGAAGATTGTCATTGATGACCAAAAACCCAATGAGTATTATCTAAATCCGGGTGATCAGGTAGAGCTGAAAGCAACTTTGGGGTATAGTCTTTTTATAGGAAACGCAGGTGGAATTCGATTGCTGTTGAATAACGAATCCATAGAGGTGCCGGGAAAAAGCGGGCAGGTTGTTAATTTAAAGATTCCGTAA
- a CDS encoding SurA N-terminal domain-containing protein — protein sequence MLKQLVLFAAGAVLLCCGCFLDMQKAWGAEVVDRIVATVNDEIVLLYDLDQTIKPYVDRIKTSNYSYEKERQMLFKIREDALNMLIERKLADQEIKRYKISVSPQEINNAIERMKKTRLITDEELRRELSRRGLTLEKYRNQIKEQILREKLISREVKSKIVITSEDIQAYYQNHQDEYSGKKKYHLRNIIMKVPGDADEAEKSRILKKIEAVLDKLKQGEPFDKLARIYSDSPVASEGGDLGLFEIKDLSPQLQEAIKLLEEGDYTPVLDTDQGYQILYIQKIQKFPGKTLEEANSEISQKLYQDNVNRKYASWLKDLKSRSHIKIIR from the coding sequence ATGTTAAAGCAGCTGGTGTTGTTTGCTGCCGGTGCGGTTTTATTGTGTTGCGGTTGTTTTTTAGATATGCAAAAGGCTTGGGGGGCTGAAGTCGTTGATCGAATTGTAGCCACAGTAAATGATGAAATTGTGCTGCTTTATGATTTGGACCAGACCATTAAACCCTATGTTGATCGCATTAAGACATCCAATTACTCATATGAAAAGGAGCGACAGATGCTCTTTAAAATACGGGAGGATGCCTTGAACATGCTGATCGAAAGGAAACTTGCCGATCAGGAAATAAAGAGGTACAAAATATCCGTGAGTCCCCAGGAAATAAACAATGCCATTGAGAGGATGAAGAAAACAAGGTTGATTACAGACGAAGAATTACGCCGGGAACTAAGCAGACGGGGGCTTACATTAGAGAAGTATCGTAACCAAATTAAAGAACAGATTCTCAGGGAAAAACTGATAAGCCGTGAAGTAAAATCAAAAATAGTCATTACATCGGAGGATATACAGGCGTACTACCAGAATCACCAGGATGAATACTCCGGCAAAAAGAAATATCACTTAAGAAATATTATTATGAAAGTTCCGGGGGATGCAGATGAGGCTGAAAAAAGTAGAATCTTAAAAAAAATTGAAGCTGTTTTGGATAAGCTGAAACAGGGAGAACCTTTTGATAAACTGGCAAGAATTTACTCTGATTCACCGGTGGCTTCTGAAGGAGGGGATTTAGGCCTGTTCGAGATTAAAGATCTTTCACCCCAGTTGCAGGAGGCCATAAAACTACTTGAGGAAGGTGACTATACTCCTGTGCTCGATACGGACCAGGGGTATCAAATTCTTTATATTCAGAAAATCCAAAAATTTCCCGGGAAAACCCTTGAGGAAGCCAACTCTGAGATTTCGCAGAAACTTTACCAAGATAATGTAAACCGGAAATATGCCTCATGGCTTAAGGATTTAAAAAGCCGGTCTCATATTAAAATTATAAGATAA
- a CDS encoding SurA N-terminal domain-containing protein, which translates to MKYIQKIIAATVLLFTACLFTSCEKPESKDQDEYLIRINQRVVTVFDYNKAFEIAEAAFPHNTLQDASALKEAKKRLLNQMTEEMVLLERAKELGVSIPQSEIEKTVAAIKSDYPEGVFEEILLEYAVSYESWKKGLKTRMLIEKLIEKELSDQIVITADDIARYYEENYKASNFKPDLANKSKDLNEKIVKHLRRKKIEEIYKSWIEKIHKRFYIEINEKQWEKILSS; encoded by the coding sequence ATGAAATACATACAGAAAATAATCGCGGCGACCGTTTTATTGTTCACGGCTTGCCTTTTCACATCATGTGAGAAACCGGAATCCAAAGATCAGGATGAATACTTGATTCGGATTAATCAAAGAGTGGTAACCGTGTTTGACTACAATAAAGCTTTTGAAATCGCCGAGGCCGCTTTTCCGCATAACACCTTGCAGGATGCATCTGCATTAAAAGAAGCTAAAAAGAGGCTTTTAAATCAGATGACTGAAGAGATGGTTCTGCTGGAACGCGCCAAAGAATTGGGTGTTTCTATTCCGCAATCAGAAATTGAAAAAACAGTCGCAGCCATAAAAAGCGATTATCCTGAAGGCGTTTTTGAAGAGATATTACTAGAATATGCAGTTTCCTATGAATCCTGGAAAAAAGGGTTAAAAACGCGAATGTTGATAGAAAAACTGATAGAAAAAGAGCTATCAGATCAGATCGTGATTACCGCAGATGATATTGCAAGGTATTATGAAGAAAATTATAAGGCATCCAATTTTAAGCCGGATTTGGCAAACAAATCGAAGGATTTGAACGAAAAAATAGTCAAACATTTGCGCAGAAAAAAGATAGAAGAAATTTATAAATCCTGGATAGAAAAAATACATAAAAGATTCTATATTGAAATTAATGAGAAGCAGTGGGAAAAAATTCTTTCTTCATAA
- the mfd gene encoding transcription-repair coupling factor, with protein sequence MNPNQEKISVETLIDKISAREQTIECTGLEESAKAYLISRAYQKQKNSIFLLTPSPKYAERLLEDLNFFLGNDASALLYFPPYHISPFKFLSYHNETAARRIRTLYKLIENNGPSIVVTTVEAMLQKMIPRKEIIHFADLIMVNEEIERDALIEKMIFGGYEETSIVEEPGDFSIRGGILDIFSPMYPDPLRVEFFGDTVDSIRSFSAASQRKIRDLKEAVILPAKEAVLVKKRIPLIISRIRQRASRLDMPVSRTRKIISRIRHEGLFPGLESLIPLVYTKLDTLFDYLPSDTLFINTEPEELEKAATELETRIFKNFELARSEKRLCVRPESLYLKWEDITDTFLKKKPLILRILPILREQNDKDQGPLQYTLSTHDHSDLSLALKTHMEKERLLLPLAQWIKNNTQAGLKTIIVCHSTPQADRLISLLAPYPVEPKTMARFSDITQGKGFEFICLGRISSGFVWPDESLAVITQNEIFGAKHRKKLKPKQSVHAKLLAFEDLKKEDLIVHVEHGIGRYEDLVKLKIDGSTNDFLLIIYKDSDKLYLPVDRMNMIQKYMGVDGIDPVLDKMGGKSWERVKNSVKRTAEKIAGELLKIYAARKVEQGFAFEAIDSSLHDFEAGFSYEETQDQLNAIDDVLSDMEKPTPMDRLICGDVGYGKTEVALRASFMAVFNGKQVAVLVPTTVLAQQHFETFSSRFERYPIKVACLSRFRSPKEQRAIINDLKIGKVDIVIGTHRLLSKDVIFKDLGLLVLDEEQRFGVKHKEKLKKIRHNVDVLALTATPIPRTLHLSLMGIRDISVISTPPEYRRAIITYISEIDDAIVSEAVRRELGRGGQVYFVHNNIHSIWKMAGKLKKLIPEVRLEVAHGRMNEDELERVMLKFMNKEIDMLVCTTIIESGLDIPSANTIIVNRADRFGLAQMYQLRGRVGRADEQAYAYLFIPDETSLGKDAVKRLKVLMEHSDLGAGFQIAMSDLKIRGGGTILGASQSGHIAAVGYDMYLKLMENAVSQLKGKPVIESLEPEINITISAYIPESYIPDIDQRLSAYRRLTKMAELSEIADFKAEIMDRFGALPREAANLLLKIILKVLSVKAGVKRLDLRGGMLMLHFSAVHQKNPPGIVDVVVSNKRLYELSPDHIFKARLSNSSFNGLVAQVRKILKEIAQRVNN encoded by the coding sequence ATGAATCCAAATCAAGAAAAAATTTCAGTTGAAACCCTGATTGATAAAATATCTGCAAGAGAACAGACCATTGAATGCACAGGGCTGGAAGAATCAGCAAAAGCCTATTTAATTTCAAGGGCATACCAAAAGCAGAAGAATTCCATTTTTCTGCTGACCCCTTCCCCAAAATATGCGGAAAGGCTTCTGGAAGATCTGAATTTTTTTTTAGGAAATGATGCATCCGCACTGCTATATTTTCCTCCTTATCATATTTCACCATTTAAATTTCTCTCTTATCACAACGAAACCGCAGCCAGACGAATTCGGACACTATATAAGTTGATTGAAAATAATGGGCCGTCCATTGTGGTGACCACAGTGGAAGCGATGCTGCAGAAAATGATTCCGCGAAAAGAAATCATCCACTTTGCTGATCTGATAATGGTGAATGAAGAGATTGAACGTGATGCTTTGATCGAGAAAATGATTTTCGGTGGATATGAGGAAACCTCTATTGTAGAGGAACCGGGCGATTTTTCCATCAGAGGAGGGATTTTGGATATTTTTTCTCCCATGTATCCTGATCCGCTGAGAGTCGAATTTTTTGGCGACACGGTGGATTCCATCAGATCTTTTTCCGCCGCAAGCCAGAGAAAAATTAGAGACCTTAAGGAAGCCGTTATACTTCCAGCCAAGGAGGCTGTTTTAGTTAAAAAACGTATTCCTCTAATCATAAGCCGGATACGGCAGCGGGCGTCCCGCCTTGATATGCCGGTATCCAGGACCAGAAAGATTATCAGTCGTATTAGGCATGAGGGTCTATTTCCTGGATTGGAGAGTCTGATTCCGCTGGTTTATACCAAGCTTGATACCCTGTTTGATTACCTGCCGAGCGATACCCTTTTTATTAATACAGAACCCGAAGAGCTGGAAAAAGCGGCCACTGAACTTGAAACACGGATATTTAAAAATTTTGAACTGGCGCGAAGTGAAAAGCGGCTGTGTGTCAGGCCTGAAAGCCTGTATTTAAAATGGGAAGATATCACCGATACGTTTTTAAAGAAAAAACCTTTGATCTTAAGAATACTTCCCATTTTAAGGGAACAAAATGATAAAGATCAAGGTCCACTGCAGTATACCCTTTCCACGCATGATCATTCAGATTTGAGTCTGGCGTTAAAAACTCACATGGAAAAAGAAAGACTTCTTTTACCCCTTGCCCAATGGATTAAAAATAATACACAAGCCGGATTGAAAACCATTATTGTCTGTCATTCAACACCGCAGGCAGATCGGCTGATATCACTTCTTGCCCCATATCCTGTTGAGCCAAAAACCATGGCCCGGTTTTCAGATATCACCCAGGGTAAAGGTTTTGAATTTATCTGCCTGGGCCGGATTTCATCAGGATTTGTCTGGCCGGACGAATCACTTGCAGTGATCACGCAAAATGAAATATTCGGTGCAAAACACCGCAAAAAGTTGAAACCCAAGCAAAGTGTTCATGCAAAACTCCTGGCATTTGAAGATTTGAAAAAAGAAGATCTTATTGTGCATGTTGAGCATGGAATCGGCCGGTATGAGGATCTGGTCAAATTAAAGATAGACGGATCGACCAACGATTTTCTCCTAATTATCTATAAAGATTCGGATAAACTGTACCTCCCTGTGGATCGTATGAATATGATACAAAAGTACATGGGGGTGGATGGCATTGACCCGGTCCTTGACAAAATGGGCGGAAAATCATGGGAACGGGTGAAAAATAGTGTCAAACGGACAGCAGAAAAGATAGCCGGAGAGCTTCTCAAAATCTATGCGGCACGCAAAGTTGAACAAGGATTTGCTTTTGAGGCCATTGACAGTTCTCTCCATGATTTTGAAGCGGGTTTTTCCTATGAAGAAACCCAAGATCAGCTGAATGCCATAGATGATGTGCTTTCCGATATGGAAAAGCCAACCCCGATGGACCGGCTCATATGCGGTGATGTCGGATATGGGAAAACAGAAGTCGCTCTTCGCGCATCATTTATGGCGGTTTTTAACGGGAAACAGGTTGCCGTACTCGTTCCGACCACGGTGCTTGCGCAGCAGCATTTTGAAACATTTTCCTCAAGATTTGAAAGATATCCCATAAAGGTGGCTTGTTTGAGTAGATTCCGTTCTCCCAAAGAGCAGCGGGCAATCATCAACGATTTAAAAATCGGCAAAGTCGATATTGTGATAGGCACCCACCGCCTACTTTCTAAAGATGTCATATTTAAGGATCTCGGCCTGTTAGTGCTTGATGAAGAGCAGCGTTTCGGCGTGAAGCACAAAGAGAAATTAAAAAAAATAAGACATAATGTCGATGTTCTGGCCCTGACCGCCACTCCGATACCCCGAACACTTCATCTGTCTCTTATGGGAATACGCGACATAAGTGTTATCTCAACTCCTCCAGAGTATCGCCGGGCGATCATTACCTATATTTCTGAAATCGATGATGCCATCGTGTCTGAAGCGGTAAGAAGGGAATTGGGAAGGGGAGGGCAGGTTTATTTTGTTCATAACAATATTCACAGTATCTGGAAAATGGCAGGAAAATTAAAAAAACTGATACCGGAAGTCCGGCTGGAAGTTGCCCACGGCCGGATGAATGAAGATGAATTAGAACGGGTGATGCTGAAGTTTATGAATAAGGAAATTGACATGCTGGTGTGCACTACCATAATAGAATCGGGACTTGATATTCCTTCAGCCAATACCATCATCGTTAATCGGGCGGACAGGTTTGGCCTGGCCCAGATGTATCAGTTACGCGGCCGTGTGGGTCGCGCCGATGAACAGGCCTATGCATACCTTTTTATTCCAGATGAAACTAGCTTGGGAAAAGATGCGGTAAAACGCCTTAAGGTGCTGATGGAACACAGCGACCTGGGTGCTGGCTTCCAAATAGCCATGAGTGATTTGAAGATCAGGGGGGGAGGAACTATTCTGGGGGCTTCCCAGTCCGGTCACATTGCCGCAGTAGGGTATGACATGTATTTAAAGCTTATGGAAAACGCAGTATCCCAACTGAAGGGAAAACCGGTCATAGAATCCCTGGAGCCGGAAATTAATATTACCATATCTGCTTATATCCCTGAGTCCTATATTCCTGATATTGATCAGCGACTTTCAGCTTATCGCCGTTTGACCAAAATGGCTGAGTTGAGTGAAATTGCGGATTTCAAAGCTGAAATAATGGACCGTTTTGGGGCTTTACCGCGGGAAGCGGCCAATCTACTGTTAAAAATCATACTGAAAGTATTATCTGTAAAGGCCGGGGTAAAGCGGCTTGACCTGAGAGGGGGAATGCTGATGCTTCATTTTTCAGCGGTGCACCAAAAAAATCCACCGGGTATTGTTGATGTGGTTGTGTCCAATAAAAGGCTTTATGAGCTCTCGCCGGATCATATTTTTAAAGCCAGGCTTTCCAACAGCAGCTTTAACGGTCTGGTGGCTCAAGTGAGAAAAATCTTGAAAGAAATTGCACAGCGTGTTAACAATTAA
- a CDS encoding DUF2493 domain-containing protein, whose protein sequence is MKIAIVGSRSFQDYGLLMKTMAKHKPSAIVSGGAKGADTLAERYAGEIGVDCIIFKPDWKRYGRAAGPKRNKQIVEAADRIIAFWNGKSRGTFSTITLAMKARKPVDVVRFVEK, encoded by the coding sequence ATGAAAATTGCAATCGTCGGATCCAGAAGCTTTCAAGATTATGGATTGTTGATGAAAACTATGGCCAAACATAAACCAAGCGCAATCGTTTCCGGGGGCGCCAAAGGCGCGGACACCCTGGCGGAAAGATATGCCGGAGAAATCGGCGTTGACTGCATTATTTTTAAGCCTGACTGGAAAAGATACGGCCGGGCAGCCGGGCCAAAGCGGAACAAGCAAATCGTCGAAGCGGCGGACCGGATCATCGCATTTTGGAACGGAAAAAGCCGCGGGACATTCTCAACGATAACGCTGGCAATGAAGGCGAGGAAACCGGTTGATGTTGTACGATTTGTGGAAAAGTAG
- a CDS encoding phage terminase large subunit family protein produces the protein MENNIQTIDATQNLDFLAARMLNTWRPAKPITGTKWAESNRVLSKENCPLPGPYRVAVTPYIEEILNCVMDPMIEKVVCQKSAQVAWTDGVVNNCVGYYVDHEPSPMLILFPTSKMAERYSKEKLAPMIRDCIALRGKIAEPKSRDSGNTILSKNFTGGHLELIGSNAPANLSMSPIRIVIVEEPDRCAANAGGEGNSLKIAFERTKAFHNRKIILGGSPTIKGLSEIEREMKLTDQRRFLIPCPICGEYQELKWSSVVWDKKPGRNHLVYDDYLPESAMLRCISCEKEFSNAEKNEQLSRGIWHPTAEFTGAAGFYLSELLSPLPNSKLSDIAKKFLEARKELKAGNELLMITFINTALGETWEEKGEGIEQRDIIERVETYRKNAIDPGILAITSAVDVQDDRLECEIVGWGMGEESWSLDYLIIEGDPEQPGVWKKLDKVLERTFKRSGALLKIACMCVDSGAHTNAVYKYVLPRQVRRVYAIKGKSTEGDPIVGRPSRRSIMKGLKLYPVGTDTAKTAVYGRLKVEKPGPGYCHFPDHYPDEYFKQLTAEELVTRYVRGVTKRVWKKKRPRNEALDLRVYNLAALNILNPNFKVLQAKAEKVKKEKPKDSMRAPRPRRRKNFVTNY, from the coding sequence ATGGAAAATAATATACAAACGATTGATGCAACACAAAACCTTGATTTCTTAGCGGCCCGAATGCTTAACACCTGGCGTCCGGCCAAACCCATCACCGGCACCAAATGGGCTGAATCCAACCGAGTTTTGTCCAAAGAAAACTGCCCGCTTCCCGGGCCTTACCGGGTGGCGGTCACGCCGTATATTGAAGAGATCCTAAATTGCGTGATGGATCCGATGATTGAGAAAGTGGTCTGTCAGAAATCGGCCCAGGTGGCCTGGACGGATGGAGTGGTAAATAACTGTGTGGGTTATTATGTGGATCATGAGCCATCGCCGATGCTGATCCTTTTCCCTACCAGCAAAATGGCGGAAAGATACAGCAAGGAAAAACTGGCGCCAATGATCCGGGATTGTATAGCATTGCGGGGAAAAATTGCCGAACCGAAATCAAGAGATTCGGGCAATACCATTTTATCAAAAAATTTTACCGGCGGGCATCTTGAACTGATAGGCTCGAACGCTCCGGCCAATCTTTCCATGTCACCGATACGGATCGTTATTGTCGAGGAACCGGACCGGTGCGCGGCCAATGCAGGCGGTGAGGGGAATTCGCTTAAAATCGCTTTTGAGCGCACCAAGGCTTTTCATAATCGCAAGATTATTCTAGGCGGATCTCCGACAATCAAGGGGCTATCTGAAATCGAGCGCGAAATGAAATTGACCGATCAGAGAAGGTTTTTAATACCCTGCCCGATATGCGGGGAATACCAGGAACTAAAATGGTCGTCAGTGGTATGGGACAAAAAACCCGGGCGGAATCATCTCGTTTATGATGACTATTTGCCTGAATCGGCCATGCTGCGCTGTATTAGCTGTGAAAAGGAATTCAGCAACGCGGAGAAAAACGAACAGCTTTCCAGGGGAATATGGCACCCGACCGCAGAATTCACCGGGGCAGCCGGATTTTATTTATCTGAACTGTTGTCCCCTCTTCCAAATTCCAAGCTTTCTGACATCGCTAAAAAATTTCTTGAAGCGAGAAAAGAATTAAAAGCCGGAAATGAACTTTTAATGATCACTTTTATAAATACTGCCCTGGGCGAAACATGGGAAGAAAAAGGCGAAGGCATTGAACAGCGGGACATTATCGAACGCGTGGAAACCTACCGCAAAAACGCCATCGATCCCGGGATATTGGCCATTACTTCTGCGGTTGATGTCCAGGACGATCGCCTTGAATGCGAAATTGTTGGTTGGGGAATGGGGGAAGAATCCTGGTCCCTGGACTATTTAATAATCGAAGGGGATCCGGAACAACCCGGAGTATGGAAAAAACTTGATAAAGTTTTAGAGCGCACGTTCAAGCGATCCGGCGCCTTGCTCAAAATAGCCTGTATGTGCGTTGACTCCGGAGCGCACACCAACGCCGTTTATAAATATGTTTTACCGCGCCAGGTCCGCAGGGTTTATGCCATAAAAGGTAAAAGCACCGAGGGGGATCCCATTGTCGGCAGACCATCAAGGCGATCGATCATGAAGGGTTTAAAACTTTATCCGGTCGGCACAGATACAGCCAAAACCGCTGTTTATGGTCGATTAAAGGTTGAAAAGCCCGGCCCCGGGTATTGCCATTTTCCGGATCACTATCCGGATGAATATTTTAAACAGCTTACCGCAGAAGAACTTGTTACCCGATATGTTAGAGGCGTCACCAAACGGGTATGGAAGAAAAAGCGGCCACGAAATGAGGCTCTTGATTTAAGGGTTTACAACCTGGCAGCGCTCAATATCTTAAATCCCAATTTCAAAGTTCTACAAGCCAAGGCAGAAAAGGTCAAGAAAGAGAAACCGAAAGATTCCATGCGGGCACCCAGGCCCCGCAGACGAAAAAACTTTGTAACCAATTATTGA